From Anastrepha obliqua isolate idAnaObli1 chromosome 3, idAnaObli1_1.0, whole genome shotgun sequence:
ggaaacttataaaattacaacattttatcagttaaaaaggcacaaattaagataatatcactagttaatcgaaaaaatttcagttaaagagtcataaatcaaaattttgttttattttcgcaaacataatataaaattgaaaaaaatatagtagaaccttcttcaatgttttatattttcatgatggaacaatattttctttaaatattataataatttttacataaaacgtttttcgtctctcctgaaaatcttagtattttgagttgtgacccttttgtatttagggtgcgatatatgtaTTGCAATTATAcagaaaatatgttttcaataaCACTAACACAATTAACCCTtacatatttttcgttttgacTTATTCCTTGTGTTCAGGTTGAATTTTAAGCTTTGGTGTATCAAGAGACTTATAGTAGAACcttgtgacaaatatttttgtggaacattttaaccgTTATATCTCTCTGTTGTGAGTATTTTTGTGAGAGACAAGAAATATCTATTTATTGAGCGAAAACTTTGACCcccttattaaaaaattcagaCGTATACTTTCAAATCGCCGATGCACGTATATTTTTTGTCCCCTCAACCATAATCCACTGCCGGGGCCctgttattttggaaaaaaggtttattgtGTCGTACAGTGCTATCGATTAAAAAAGAacattgtatacatacatatataataataataaaggaatAATCTACTTGGATAAAAATACGACGTGTAGTGTGTTTTGTTATAAAGAGATACAGTTTTATCATAAATTTCATTCAATTGATTTCCGAaagtgtaaacatatttttgaagcCATTTGCAAAAGAACGGACTGTCAATGCTTCATAAGTAGCAAAATTGTACCATTTTATAAGGCATTTCAAAACTATTCAGGCCGCAAGCTAACCAATCTATGTACACGTGtacatttacaatatttttattcattttgtactTTCAttagttatttactttatttaattacattatttttaagcTAACGTCAACATTATGACTGACGTCAGAGATAGATACTACTATCCAAAGTGTATTAAACAAAGTAAGTAATAAACAAGTACAAAGTGGGAAAAGTATTTGAAGTACGCTAATTTGacaacatgaaaataaatactttgttCACTTGTGTACATTGtggtgtttttttcttgtacctGAGGTATCAAAAGCCACTTGCTTTACATAtgcacgcatatatgtatgtatattagtacTACATATAAAATAGCGACAAACAATCCATTCACTCTCAccgttataattattttaacaagTGTTCGAATAGCTGTTTTcttcgttttaaaatttaactatttttcaaTAGCAAGATcgagtttttttattgaaatattaaatgtcatgtatgtaagtacttaTTTCACTTCGTTATTATcagaaattgatttttgtgaaaaccaTAATGTAATGATATAAAGTGTGCCAGATTGCAATGATATTCGTTTTTAGTACGCAGACTGaaattttgtaatgaatttaaattcgaaagcctttttataataaaataaaataatggggAAGTGCGCAGTTTCTTCTATATAAATAAATCACTTTTTTTGGAGTTACATTCTAATGTactaaatgttgttgttggcctGTTGTGACACCACCTTTCACGAATTCGCCTTGACAGTATTagtcatttttttcttctaccTCTTGAGAAAATGTTTAACCCTcatagggaatttttttttttaagtaagtaattaatacggccgccgtagccgaatgggttggtgcgtgactgccattcggaattcacagagagaacgtaggttcaaatcacggtgaaacaccaagattaagaaacaattttttaatagcggtcgcccctagggaggcaatggcaaacctccaagtgtatttctgccatgaaaaaagcgcctcataaaagtatctgccgttcggagttggcttgaaactgtaggtccctccatttgtggaacaacatcaagaccaagacgcacaccacaaataggaggaggagctcggccaatcacccaaaaagggtgcacgcgccaattacatatatatatatatatatatatataattaatacaaaataaagaaataagtgttatttaaacatgtagctatatattgaaaaaaaaaactgtaacaaCTCAGCATCTAAAGCTAAGGGAAAAATGAAAATGGCTGACACACTTTCTATTATTACATTATTGTGAAAACTATAAATGGAAAACGTTAAATATAAGCTAATCGATTCGACAATGGCCACAGTTCCATGTTGATTAAAGAAGCTATAAATAAACAgtcatgaaattatttttcaaattaaatgaaatttagtgTACAATTTAACAATAAAACCACATCTTTCATCTCTTAAACTAAtctaatatttttcatgccaacaaaacaaaaaatgacttTACTCAATATtaaaacgcattaaaattttattttcattaactgTTAATTTAAcaaacgaaacaaaaatatatgttttcacAGAAATATTAGGGAACGACTTTTGCAATTGAAATACTAAATgtgttctttttaaatattatttcaatttatatgcatgttctaaagaagttttcttaATAGTGTtcttaaaacataaaataatatcaatCTGCATTAGGTATGCGCAGTTCAAAATAAATAGATATCAATTTTTGTGACGCAACTACTTAATGtgcttatttagtaaaaaaaaatcatatgagtggattaaaaaattaactaaatacaTTACAACTCTTATACAGCTATGTACattttgattttcataataatcgtGATCATTACTTTACTAATAACATTCGCTTAGCGTCATTGCATTACGTGAAAATCTAAAGACTTAAGTTATACACAATGAACAATGAACAAAATcaacgtatgtgtatgtatgtacgctgcCTCTCAACCCCACATTGCGTGCATggtaattgaatatttttagttaTGCTTTTTAAATGTCAACAACacgacaacaataacaacactaCCTAGAAGCACACTCCTGATTTAGCACAGACTTTTCGAGTAGCGGAAAACTTCGAAAGTAAGCAGCTCTATTGGAGAGTATCTCGCTGGGCGGTGTCACTTCAATGTCGATGCAATGTAAACGTTTCTCGTACGCTTGTTGCGCCTCCTGTGACATAACGCACGGTTCGTAACTGGTGGCGCAAATCATATTTTCTCCATGCCGCtttctattgaaataaattaaagtaaaataaatataaattttttctgttcGTTTTGagttattctgaaaaaatatacaaaattgtaaTGGGGTTCAATTACATATACCTATGCTaagagtgtaataaaaattttacagaatacgatgtgtgttcaaaaagtgagGTGACTTCTAATTTCGTACGGTCAACTTACATtcgattttgttgtttttgatacACATATCCTGAACATATGTTTAAGTTTCAACTAGTTTTGTTTTTCACAGACACAAAGGTTAAACGTGTTTTGGGGTGCTCGATAATTTTTTGCTATCGAAAAACTTAATCAAAGAATTTGACTCAACTTTTGTGTAAAATTAAGTGCTCCAAAGCACTTTAAATGTTGCAAGGCCACACAATGAGACTgctttgagtgaaaaaaatttcataagagGTACCACCTCTTTAAAGATGGCCGAATTGATGTCAATGACGCACGTCAACAAAAGATGAAAACGTTGAAGCAGTGAGGATGgtggcatatcggttggctcgcGCTATGCAATATGtgtattgtaatttttcaataCATCCTTTCAGGCGGGATGTTTTGAAAACTACTGGAATTATTGTACATAACAGTTTGAGCGATACGTGGTGAGAAGCAGGATAATtcactttctctctctctctctcattttccATTATTCGATTTATCTGCCAGATGATTGTCCAACACCATAGCCGATAGCAATAACAAGTTAATGTAAAAATATCTAACTAACTTAATAAAACAATGATCACCTTAAAAGCTTTACGCGCTGATCGAATATGCGCAAATTAGCGTCAGGTTCCTTCTCCCACATCGCCAAGATTTTGTTGTCGATTAAGGTAGCAAACATTTGAGATTCTAAAAAGCGCGACAAAAACGGTCGATGATGTTCAGGCTGATCGGATAAGAATGatgatttatcaaaattttgcaaTGTCTCGCGGTTTGATAGCCATTCGTCGCGAGCTTGATTCGGATAGATGACGAAAAATTCGTATGCGTAAAACATATGCACAAACCGGTTGAGAAAAGTTTCACGCAATGAATTATTAATACGCAAGTCCTGATAGTATTGGTCTTCCAGAGATAGTATAGCTGTCGCTTTTGTGTCTTTACGTGCAGTTGCTGCAGCTTTTGTAGGAGACATTGTTGCGTCGACTGCATCAAAGCTTGTCGTGTCATTAAGTGACACGGCACTAGGTGATTGTGTTCGCACTCCTTTTCGTCGCAAAAAATCAGCAATACGTGGTACATGATCGATTTTCATAGGATGTGCAATGAGTGGTTGATATTCGAGATGATGACCATTGCCATTATCTGCACCAGTTGGACTGCCATGACCGCTACCGGCCAGCGTGTAAACGGTCTCTTGCAGTTGACTAAAGCGTTCCTTACTACGCCGTGCCGCTTGTAGTCCAGACGGCAGCGTACAACTACTAATCATGACGTCGCGATCGCGTGTCGCATAACCATTTTTGAGTATTGGTTCATAGGAACGATCCCGTTCTATTTCGAATTTGTCCAAAATTGAtataatttctgccatgaaatcgACTTTATGCGGAAATATTGGCAACTCTTCAGGTAGTTGAATAATTTTCTTATCTATGTCTACAAAACAAAGTGTAGCCTCGGTTCCAATTTTATTAGCGGATTCGCAATCGGCATGAAGGCCCATGACAAATGGCACAGGAGCATCCAAAAAGTGATGTAGGGAAGCAGGCAATATTGGGGCATATACGTGTGGCCATACAAATGGAAATAAAACTGAAGTGATGCACTCACCAACAATCATTAGCTTTTGGTAGTCTGAATAagttgaaataaattgaaaataaaataattaagaagTTTCACAAAGCAATGCCTACCATTTGAACGCAACAAGACTTGATTTTCTAACAACACACAGGTCAATAATTGTATAACACATTCAACACCAAGGTACGTGAAGAGCAATCGTAATGGAAAGTCTAGTAATGGCAGTTCAGTGCTTGGCTCTGGGCGCTGCAACACCACAGCCAAAGGCGGCAAGTGCGGCTCAGGAGGCGGCAAGTAAATTCGTATTGATTTTCCAGGCTGTGGCAACATTACTTCGTACAGAATATTGTAGACGTAGGATTCGAGACTGATACCTGGACCAGGTTGACGTGGAAGACATCTAGAATATAaatgcaatacatttttttcgataaatcTTTTTAGTAAATATGCATGATTGAAGTTTCTAACTTGTAGAGGTTGCTGAGAAATACTTGGGCAGCGAATGCATATGGAACTTGGCATATAAGTGAAATACTTTTGGCAACAAACAGCTTATCCTTCGTAATATCATAGTAACTTTGTGCTGATTGTGGTGCCTGTCCGGCCACTTTAAAATGACGCGGGAGCGAACGACTCACAGGACTTTGTCTCACACGATCAAGTGAATGGGTTTGTTGTCCGCTCGAGAGTTCCGTTATAAACATGGACTGTGAAATAAACATAGAAGTCAAATTTTGCAACCAAAAaggaattgtataaaaaaatacctgcaaCGTGTGCATTGCACTACAAATATTCCGATTACGAATTTCCTCATAGAACACTAAGCTAAATCCATAACAACGCTTTCCATCTTCTCTGGTAGTAGCGAACGAATGAAACTTTGGTTCAATGTCGTGCTTTTGAGTGCGAAAACGAAGCCCCTGCGGTAGTGAAAGCttggaaaacaaatataatatatacatacgttaGTCATCAAAATTAATTAGCCGTTTTATATAGGTAGAGATAGATAAAGAGAATAATAGTTTCTAAAATATTACTAAAACAAATTCCATTGTGGGCATAAATCCTCAAATAATGGGCAATTgttttctaatgaaaaaaaaaccttcatTCGTTCGACAAAATCAAGTTGGAGGAAAAACTTAGTCAAACACCTAATAAAGgatgcacgcgccaattatacataataccatacatatataaatagttatatatggtatatataaaaCCGATTGCCTTTGGGAGTTATTTCTATTGGAAGGCTTGTGTGTGCATAAGAACCATGAAGCTTATACACACCAGAGTTTACCTAGCCGACGAGCGTTTTTGTccgtaaacaattaatttttaatatacagaTTTCTACGCGGCAAGTAGTAATTCGATTCCTTTTTTAAAGGTGAAGGTCAACAAAAAAGAAGGATTACTTGCATAGATCAAACAAGACTTCGATTACTATAGTATTTTTCCAATGGGCAAAGCGAAATATAAAATTGGTATCATAGTTCTAATTGAGAGCTAATATAAAATGTAACTCTTGAACTACCaccattgaaattttttacgtttttttttaatgcgagAATAAATTGCAATGTGAATTTACCaaacttgtatttttttcatattttatttatcataGTCTGCCTATCGTCGCTATCGCCGCTGAAGTGacgcaaattaaaatttaattgaaatcaaTTGAGTGCTGGCTAACCAAGCAGCTTCGTTtgtaatatgtaaaaatatgtgtgtacatattttatatgtatatataccattcatacatatatgactTTATGTATATCTGTacactaaataaattttcttatataaattttactaCAGAAAGGCGGCTGGATAAATTGATCCTCCAACTTTACCCTTATTCTCTATTcaacattttaaattaatgtttaatgttggcattcattttgattgtacatatacacatatatttaacataacataccatacaAATGCCATGGGCATCAAATGGATTCCATGGTACGTTTTCGGGATAGTGAGCTAACGGTTTACTCTTATAGGCGCGATCGAGAGGCGAACAATGCAAATTATCACCTTTAATagcaagtaaacaaaaatttaaaattttatacaaaatcaaTTAGCGCATGATGTTTAGTACTTAACATATTTTTACACATACCTGCAAATCGATCAGGCTCTAGGCCCGTATCTAAATCCAAACCACATATCacaaaaaaatctgcaaaacgCGAGTACTGTGGGTCTGATTCGCGTTTCAACTGGCATAATTCGTTAGAGCTCATCTCACCAGGTGAAGTAGGAGATGTAGCCAAGCAGTCGACCGTTGACTCACTGTTTCCAACTTCATTGCGATTGCTATTGGAGTTTTTACTGCCACTTGCGCCATTAATATTACTATGCTTTCTCATCACCACTGTGCCAGCCAGCTGATTATAGTTTGCCTGTGCGGGTGTGCCCGTTTGC
This genomic window contains:
- the LOC129242630 gene encoding DENN domain-containing protein 5B isoform X1 — translated: MTTENNIQRMTKLMLVDQQLQHNSQTGTPAQANYNQLAGTVVMRKHSNINGASGSKNSNSNRNEVGNSESTVDCLATSPTSPGEMSSNELCQLKRESDPQYSRFADFFVICGLDLDTGLEPDRFAGDNLHCSPLDRAYKSKPLAHYPENVPWNPFDAHGICMLSLPQGLRFRTQKHDIEPKFHSFATTREDGKRCYGFSLVFYEEIRNRNICSAMHTLQSMFITELSSGQQTHSLDRVRQSPVSRSLPRHFKVAGQAPQSAQSYYDITKDKLFVAKSISLICQVPYAFAAQVFLSNLYKCLPRQPGPGISLESYVYNILYEVMLPQPGKSIRIYLPPPEPHLPPLAVVLQRPEPSTELPLLDFPLRLLFTYLGVECVIQLLTCVLLENQVLLRSNDYQKLMIVGECITSVLFPFVWPHVYAPILPASLHHFLDAPVPFVMGLHADCESANKIGTEATLCFVDIDKKIIQLPEELPIFPHKVDFMAEIISILDKFEIERDRSYEPILKNGYATRDRDVMISSCTLPSGLQAARRSKERFSQLQETVYTLAGSGHGSPTGADNGNGHHLEYQPLIAHPMKIDHVPRIADFLRRKGVRTQSPSAVSLNDTTSFDAVDATMSPTKAAATARKDTKATAILSLEDQYYQDLRINNSLRETFLNRFVHMFYAYEFFVIYPNQARDEWLSNRETLQNFDKSSFLSDQPEHHRPFLSRFLESQMFATLIDNKILAMWEKEPDANLRIFDQRVKLLRKRHGENMICATSYEPCVMSQEAQQAYEKRLHCIDIEVTPPSEILSNRAAYFRSFPLLEKSVLNQECASRGNSLRRVKNGNKWRAKEISIEQKSTNALNRLSANLSTAEVSPALLAQANWTFVERLLKDIKSKTKRMLLEKMGTEAVALGLKGDGVEENTLIASLCDLLEKIWSHGLQSKQGKSALWCHLQTYLELQDARANNSTTTTVTNATSKALGGNKIGSGSYAGTTPALAWNVMRKRMDYLSTFQTDVDSPPSPNRSRSRDRNKFVGLEQLCPLPESLEFDVKNVLAMADIKTHIGYTRAWVRLSLEKKLLSRHFRTLLSEDSLLRSLYKRNAFLRCEEEKEQFLYHLLTLNTVDYFSFTNTYPTTKLPYRVVIFPSRKYGSYHTSSNVWIIVSGTMNETQRVPVPKGSLEFIFHYKNLGLLTTMRIGHDNSGPSHKWLVEHVVMRNEVTGHTYKFPCGRWLGKGVDDDSTERLLVGQRVSTNSKNTEVPTVANQTPPRTRSPSVQRQDTVPTSELKHQLGNCVNVIVKWHYRPSRDRDVGTLTNLLCGDDGLVKCLERIFLCGFRSTRFFGKNLYIWDYFTKIKEQFEQYMHHEQQQQLHQQLDDSASSMDSSFSDGSGANSLQRRELSAIWRYYVHLMDEINAAGSQLGKDGKFQLLICLSLREHLLTRMIKPMAMTKVTQEMYEEESFLRRKNLLTFLIQILEPLDDCHIVLENSITQGIPSQC
- the LOC129242630 gene encoding DENN domain-containing protein 5B isoform X2, with protein sequence MTTENNIQRMTKLMLVDQQLQHNSQTGTPAQANYNQLAGTVVMRKHSNINGASGSKNSNSNRNEVGNSESTVDCLATSPTSPGEMSSNELCQLKRESDPQYSRFADFFVICGLDLDTGLEPDRFAGDNLHCSPLDRAYKSKPLAHYPENVPWNPFDAHGICMLSLPQGLRFRTQKHDIEPKFHSFATTREDGKRCYGFSLVFYEEIRNRNICSAMHTLQSMFITELSSGQQTHSLDRVRQSPVSRSLPRHFKVAGQAPQSAQSYYDITKDKLFVAKSISLICQVPYAFAAQVFLSNLYKCLPRQPGPGISLESYVYNILYEVMLPQPGKSIRIYLPPPEPHLPPLAVVLQRPEPSTELPLLDFPLRLLFTYLGVECVIQLLTCVLLENQVLLRSNDYQKLMIVGECITSVLFPFVWPHVYAPILPASLHHFLDAPVPFVMGLHADCESANKIGTEATLCFVDIDKKIIQLPEELPIFPHKVDFMAEIISILDKFEIERDRSYEPILKNGYATRDRDVMISSCTLPSGLQAARRSKERFSQLQETVYTLAGSGHGSPTGADNGNGHHLEYQPLIAHPMKIDHVPRIADFLRRKGVRTQSPSAVSLNDTTSFDAVDATMSPTKAAATARKDTKATAILSLEDQYYQDLRINNSLRETFLNRFVHMFYAYEFFVIYPNQARDEWLSNRETLQNFDKSSFLSDQPEHHRPFLSRFLESQMFATLIDNKILAMWEKEPDANLRIFDQRVKLLRKRHGENMICATSYEPCVMSQEAQQAYEKRLHCIDIEVTPPSEILSNRAAYFRSFPLLEKSVLNQECASRGNSLRRVKNGNKWRAKEISIEQKSTNALNRLSANLSTAEVSPALLAQANWTFVERLLKDIKSKTKRMLLEKMGTEAVALGLKGDGVEENTLIASLCDLLEKIWSHGLQSKQGKSALWCHLQTYLELQDARANNSTTTTVTNATSKALGGNKIGSGSYAGTTPDLSTFQTDVDSPPSPNRSRSRDRNKFVGLEQLCPLPESLEFDVKNVLAMADIKTHIGYTRAWVRLSLEKKLLSRHFRTLLSEDSLLRSLYKRNAFLRCEEEKEQFLYHLLTLNTVDYFSFTNTYPTTKLPYRVVIFPSRKYGSYHTSSNVWIIVSGTMNETQRVPVPKGSLEFIFHYKNLGLLTTMRIGHDNSGPSHKWLVEHVVMRNEVTGHTYKFPCGRWLGKGVDDDSTERLLVGQRVSTNSKNTEVPTVANQTPPRTRSPSVQRQDTVPTSELKHQLGNCVNVIVKWHYRPSRDRDVGTLTNLLCGDDGLVKCLERIFLCGFRSTRFFGKNLYIWDYFTKIKEQFEQYMHHEQQQQLHQQLDDSASSMDSSFSDGSGANSLQRRELSAIWRYYVHLMDEINAAGSQLGKDGKFQLLICLSLREHLLTRMIKPMAMTKVTQEMYEEESFLRRKNLLTFLIQILEPLDDCHIVLENSITQGIPSQC